The DNA sequence TAGCAAAATATATAATGCTATGTTTGCATTTACATCAACAGGTGGTAAAGTTGATCATTCTGTTAATAATGGACGAGGACCTTATGTTTATAGACTTAATGGACAAAATCATCATGTGTTTGGTTCGTTGATTTCCAATGAAGGAAAAACTCCAAAGTTCTGTCAGCTATATATCTATGATACCGATAATGAAATTTCTAACAGGATGCAGTGGATTGATTTAAATGATGGAGACAAAATTGATCAGGAAATTGTTCGTGGTTTGTTAAAAATGTTCGATGAGAATAATGAGTTGGTGAAGAGGTTTCGTATTGCACGTGATCGGTTTAAAGAATCTGGTATTGTAGATTTGGAGATAATTTTGAAAGTTTGTCGTTCACAAAGTGGGAGAGAGAATAATATTGGACCATCTGATGAAGTAGCTGGTATAATGGTTGGCGAACAAGAAGAGACTGAAGAATGTCGTGACATTATTATTCAGGCAAAAGCAGGAGGTTTTCAGCGTGTTACAAATGTTCATCCCAAGTTAATGGCGTTGCAATATCCAATACTCTTTCCTACTGGAGAAGATGGGTACCATAAAGATATTTATTATGCTGAAACAGAGGAAAATAAAGGGAAAACACGACACATGTGTTCAATGAAAGATTTTTACTCTTATAGGCTACATATCAGACACAATCAAGGTTACTCCTACTGTATAAATTATTTAAAACCGATTTGTTGTTAGTACAAGTTTCctgattaaattctgattttgtttCACATTATATTTGATTAGGAATGTCGGCCAGGTTAGGGGGGAGGTTATTTCAGCAATATGTTGTTGATGCATTTTCAACAATTGAACAAGCACGTTTGTGGTGGTTTCGAACTCATCAAACAACTATACGGAATgaattatatattaatatatgtGATGTATTGCGTGAAGGTGATTGCGACAGTGAAAATATTGGAAAGAGTGTTATTCTTCCTGCCAGATTTGTAGGTTCTAAGCGTTACATGCAGCAGAACTTTCAAGATGCTCTTGCTGTGTGTCGGTATGTTGGGCATCCTGACATATTTCTGACCATGACATGTAATCCGACATGCGATGAAATTCTGGAGATGATGAAGCTTATTCCCAATTGCAGTCCACACGACAGTCCTGATATAATTGCACGTGTTTTCCATTTGAAGCTTCAACAATTGGTTGATGATGTGAAGAAAAAATCTTATTTTGGAACATGTCTTGGTGGTAAATATATGCATTAGATGTTAATGTTTATTTTCttctaattttaatattttttgataTTATATTAATGTTCTGTACCTTTTTTTTGCAGTAATGTATGTGATCGAGTTCCAAAAGCGAGGACTGCCACACGTACACATGCTTATTTGGCTTGATTCTGCGTCAAAGCAAAGACTTAAACAAAATGTTGATAGTTATGTTTCTGCTGAAATTCCTGATCCATTGCTTGATCCAGTCGGGTATGCTGCTGTAAACGCATTTATGATGCATGGTCCATGCGGTCCAGATAACATGAAGTCTCCTTGCATGAAGGATTTTAAATGTAGTCATCATTTTCCTAAAAAGTGAGTTTGTGAAGGAGAAAGTATGTTACTTTGTTACTATATTTATGCCATTTGACTGATAAATAATATGTAATTGTAGGTTCTGCTCCCGTACGATGTTTGATGAGTGCGGATTTCCTATTTATAAGCGTAGGAAAACTGATATTACAGTTAAGGTGAGAAATTCAGAACTTGACAATCGATATGTTGTCCCTTACAATAGGGATCTTTTGGTTAAGTATCAATGCCACATGAATGTAGAGATTTGTTGCCATGCCAGAAGCTTGAAATATTTATTCAAGTATTGCCTGAAAGGACATGATCGAGCAACGGTTGAAGTGAGAAGCAAAGGTAGGAAATGTAACGCAGAAAGTTCTCAAACGGTTGATGAAATACAATGTTTTTTTATGGCCGTTACATATGCGCAGCAGAAGCTGCTTATCGGATTTTTGGTTTTGAAGTCCATCATAGATCAATTTCTGTTGAAAGGCTTTCTTATCATCTTCCTGGTGCCAAAAATTGTACGTTCCGTTCTGATGAGCCTCTTCATAGAGTCGTACAACGTGAAAAGACAAGAAAGAGTAAGTTAGAAGCGTATTTTTTCCTAAatagtgttggatttttaacgcagcgggggcatggcaaaacactttttcacatacaaaatccaaataaaagcatataaatcatgaataaaaattcgagggatcgaatctaaccttttaaaataattcggagacaacgatcagagatccttagcagttgctcctcaagtgtgaagcactccaacggtatccaccaagaaaacgatgttaaggaggaggaaggaagtggagagaattgggtttttcatactttttgggttttctggttctggggttagaataaaattagggtctataatagtgtatttataggcaaaattttcagctgaatttttgccataaatattattattattatcccatttattattctcattaataattaaaacaccttttaatcattaatcctttttctaaacactttagaaataattctctctcttgatttaatttccaaaaattaaatcatttaattaataatattaagaacttttcttaattaatttataatcaattaaatctaatttaatcaattattaaatttgccaattaattatttatttcataaataaataattattagccattattaattaatttctccaccattaaatcattcttttttatggtgtgaccctgta is a window from the Apium graveolens cultivar Ventura chromosome 1, ASM990537v1, whole genome shotgun sequence genome containing:
- the LOC141714035 gene encoding uncharacterized protein LOC141714035, encoding MSDESEGDNDEIIRNQQHLVPVQYATLGGPYVKCNHCDAFMWKEERANKSVTRGTPVFSICCKKGQIRLPENPNTPSFLWQLYNDPKKGKHFKKCSKIYNAMFAFTSTGGKVDHSVNNGRGPYVYRLNGQNHHVFGSLISNEGKTPKFCQLYIYDTDNEISNRMQWIDLNDGDKIDQEIVRGLLKMFDENNELVKRFRIARDRFKESGIVDLEIILKVCRSQSGRENNIGPSDEVAGIMVGEQEETEECRDIIIQAKAGGFQRVTNVHPKLMALQYPILFPTGEDGYHKDIYYAETEENKGKTRHMCSMKDFYSYRLHIRHNQGMSARLGGRLFQQYVVDAFSTIEQARLWWFRTHQTTIRNELYINICDVLREGDCDSENIGKSVILPARFVGSKRYMQQNFQDALAVCRYVGHPDIFLTMTCNPTCDEILEMMKLIPNCSPHDSPDIIARVFHLKLQQLVDDVKKKSYFGTCLGVMYVIEFQKRGLPHVHMLIWLDSASKQRLKQNVDSYVSAEIPDPLLDPVGYAAVNAFMMHGPCGPDNMKSPCMKDFKCSHHFPKKFCSRTMFDECGFPIYKRRKTDITVKVRNSELDNRYVVPYNRDLLVKYQCHMNVEICCHARSLKYLFKYCLKGHDRATVEVRSKGRKCNAESSQTVDEIQCFFMAVTYAQQKLLIGFLVLKSIIDQFLLKGFLIIFLVPKIVRSVLMSLFIESYNVKRQERDIFFSNSSDPNARKYTYDQIPKYYVWNGQQGFWSVRKRGLHIGRLTYTHHSTGELWYLRMLLTKVPGPMSYKELLTVNNIVHSSFQEACSALDLLDDDKEWNEVIEDCSKCGFPPQIRQLFVHIIMNCQVGDLKSLWITHAKAMSDDILYAQRKLKKNPTLILDEEQVQYLALGV